In Aureibaculum algae, the following are encoded in one genomic region:
- a CDS encoding ATP-grasp domain-containing protein, whose amino-acid sequence MKQMIRARIFFTKFFHSEHWPTYLFYVPLIPYFLYKSILARSLTFFLAVNPAIKYSGMGTESKYKTLGLLPKAYIPKSLLITPTTEFNSVLDSLKKAEIVFPLIAKPDIGFRGFLVKKIDSIRDLDNYLKEISIDIILQEYVAYTEECGLFYYKIPGENKGKITSITLKKFITVTGNGVDSLSQLILDDNRAFLYYKLFQNLHENKLNTIPNTGEVIKLTVIGNHSKGTQFVNGNHLIDNELEQFLDKLTANLPDFNYGRFDIKFKTLDKLKNAEEFKILELNGVIAEPTHIYDTDKSNYFVSLKTILNHWRIMNKIARKNHNNFKISYPSLIPFLKEMFWLKAYAQLLKKH is encoded by the coding sequence ATGAAGCAAATGATAAGAGCTAGAATTTTTTTTACTAAATTTTTTCATTCCGAACATTGGCCAACCTATCTATTCTATGTTCCACTAATCCCCTATTTCTTATATAAATCAATTTTAGCAAGAAGTTTAACTTTCTTTTTAGCAGTAAACCCAGCTATTAAATATTCGGGAATGGGTACTGAATCTAAATATAAAACCCTAGGCTTATTACCTAAAGCCTATATCCCTAAATCTTTACTCATTACTCCTACTACTGAATTTAATTCTGTTTTAGATTCTTTAAAAAAAGCGGAAATAGTTTTTCCTTTAATAGCTAAGCCAGATATCGGTTTTAGAGGATTTTTGGTAAAAAAAATTGACAGCATAAGAGATCTAGACAATTATCTTAAAGAAATATCAATAGACATTATTTTACAAGAATATGTAGCATATACGGAAGAATGCGGTTTGTTTTATTATAAAATTCCAGGAGAAAACAAAGGTAAAATTACTTCTATTACATTAAAGAAATTTATTACTGTTACCGGTAATGGTGTAGATAGCTTATCTCAATTAATTTTAGATGATAATCGTGCCTTTTTATATTATAAATTATTTCAGAATTTACATGAAAATAAACTTAATACTATTCCTAATACAGGTGAAGTTATAAAGCTTACGGTTATAGGTAACCATTCTAAAGGTACTCAATTTGTAAATGGGAATCATTTAATTGATAATGAATTAGAGCAATTTTTAGATAAATTAACTGCAAACTTACCAGATTTCAACTATGGCCGTTTCGATATAAAATTTAAAACGTTAGATAAATTAAAAAACGCTGAGGAATTTAAAATACTTGAGCTTAACGGTGTTATTGCGGAACCTACCCATATTTATGACACTGATAAATCGAACTATTTTGTGTCTCTAAAAACAATTTTAAATCATTGGAGAATAATGAATAAGATTGCCAGAAAAAACCATAATAACTTTAAAATATCCTACCCTTCACTTATTCCTTTTTTAAAAGAAATGTTTTGGTTGAAAGCATATGCTCAATTACTAAAAAAACATTAA
- a CDS encoding DUF6095 family protein, which yields MKKNKPTLFGALKFLGIAFPLFFIAPIVITIGFKALKKDGNYIFLILGLALGLVAILSTAYGLMKISRFIFDKDEANDKS from the coding sequence TTGAAAAAGAATAAACCCACATTATTCGGTGCATTAAAATTTTTAGGCATAGCCTTTCCGCTGTTTTTTATTGCCCCAATAGTTATTACAATTGGGTTTAAAGCTCTGAAAAAAGATGGTAATTATATATTTTTGATTTTAGGGTTAGCCTTAGGGTTGGTTGCAATTTTGTCAACTGCTTATGGTTTAATGAAAATTTCAAGATTTATTTTTGACAAGGATGAAGCAAATGATAAGAGCTAG
- the murQ gene encoding N-acetylmuramic acid 6-phosphate etherase → MNFTKTTEQDSNYNHLDKMSINELLTNINNEDKTVAQAVEKAIPNIENLVTPAVSKLRDGGRLFYIGAGTSGRLGILDASECPPTFGVPFDLVIGLIAGGDIAIRKAVENAEDSKTQGWKDLQDYDISDKDVVVGIAASGTTPYVISALEKCNENGIITGCITCNDASPLALTAKYPIVVVVGPEFVTGSSRMKAGTAQKMVLNMITTTIMIQLGKVKGNKMIDMQLSNNKLVDRGHKMLMKELNIERPVAETLIKKYGNVRNAINNYLLEKE, encoded by the coding sequence ATGAACTTTACTAAAACCACCGAACAAGACTCTAATTATAATCATCTTGACAAGATGAGTATTAATGAATTGTTAACCAATATAAATAATGAAGATAAAACAGTAGCTCAAGCTGTAGAGAAAGCAATACCGAATATAGAAAATTTAGTTACACCAGCGGTTTCAAAATTGAGAGATGGTGGACGGTTATTTTATATTGGTGCGGGCACAAGTGGTAGATTAGGTATTTTAGATGCCTCTGAATGTCCTCCAACTTTTGGTGTTCCCTTTGATCTTGTAATTGGTTTAATTGCAGGTGGCGATATTGCTATTAGAAAAGCAGTTGAAAACGCCGAAGATTCAAAAACACAAGGTTGGAAAGACTTACAAGACTATGACATTTCAGATAAAGATGTTGTTGTTGGTATTGCAGCATCAGGTACAACACCTTATGTTATTTCTGCCTTAGAAAAATGTAATGAAAATGGAATTATTACAGGTTGTATTACATGTAATGATGCGAGTCCATTAGCATTAACTGCAAAATATCCTATTGTTGTCGTTGTAGGGCCTGAATTTGTTACTGGAAGTTCACGAATGAAAGCTGGTACAGCTCAAAAGATGGTGCTAAACATGATTACCACTACTATTATGATTCAATTAGGAAAAGTAAAAGGTAACAAAATGATAGACATGCAGCTTTCTAATAATAAACTCGTAGATAGAGGTCATAAAATGTTAATGAAAGAACTTAATATAGAAAGACCTGTAGCAGAAACACTTATTAAAAAATATGGTAATGTTAGAAATGCCATAAATAATTATCTCCTTGAAAAAGAATAA